GGAGATGTCCATGCGGTGTACGCATACCACAGGTGCTTGATCGTCGCTTCCCGCATGCCCGTCGGGTTCCTAGTGTCGATCCCGACGAACACGGACGAACACGGAGGTCATCACGTGCGAGCAGCAGTTCTGACGCAGTTCGGTGCCCCGCTCACGGTGCGGGAGGTACCCGACCCCGAGGCTGGCGGCGGCGAGGTGGTGGTCGAGGTCCTCGCCGCCAGCGTGGCGCCCTACGCGGCCGAGGTCTTCAGCGGCGAGCGGACCTACCCCCTGGTCCCGCCCGTCGTGCCCGGGATCGGCGGCGTGGGACGGGTCGTCCACGTGGGCCCGGACGCCACCCGGCTGCGCCCCGGCGACCTGGTGTGGTGCGACTCGACGGTGCGCTCGCGGGACGACGCCCTGACGCCCGACATCACGCTCCAGGGCTGGAGCTCCCGCGGCGAGGGCGGCGCGCGCCTCGCCCGGTACCTGCATGACGGATCGTACGCCGAGCTCATGCGGGTCCCGACGGAGAACGTCTTCCCGCTCCCCGCAGCGGCGGGGGACGACCCGGCCCGCTGGGCCGCACTCGGCGTGCACGTCATCCCTTACGGCGGGCTGCTGGCCGGCGGGCTCGCAGCCGGTGAGACGCTGCTCGTCAATGGGGCCACCGGCAATCTCGGCAGCAGTGCGGTCGCGGTCGCGCTCGCCATGGGGGCGGGCCGCGTGGTCGCCCCAGGCCGCAACCAGGCCGCGCTCGACCTCCTCGCCGACCGGTTCGGTCCGCTCGTGCGCCCGGTCCCTCTCACCGGGGACGAGGCCGGCGACCGCGCGGCGATGTCCGCGGCGGCCGACGGCCCGATCGACATGGTGATCGACCTGCTACCGCCGAGCGCACCCAGCTCGGCAGCGCGCATGGCAGCCATGACCGTGCGCGAATACGGCCGCGTCGTTCTCATGGGCGGCGTCGGCATGCTCGGTGGCGACGACCTCGCACTCCCGTACCCATGGATCATGCGCAACTCGATCACCGTGCGCGGCCAGTGGATGTACCCGCGTACAGCGATCGTCGGCATCATCCGGCTCCTCGCTTCGGGCACCCTGGACCTCGCCCCCGAACGGGTCCGGTCGTTCGGCCTCAGCGCCGTCAACGACGCCGTCACGTACGCCGCCTCACATGGTGGCCCGTTCGACCGCACCACCCTCACCCCACCGGCTCGCTGAGAAGCTGTATGCATACCGATCAGCGGGCTCGGGATTCGAACAAGAATCCTGATCGGATGATGCCGCCCGGCCTCGGCGAGGTCAGTGGTGCCGGGAGGGTACGTCTCGACATCGGCAAGGGTGGCCGCGCCGGCCGCGACATCGACGATGCTGTGCGGCCGGCACGTTTCGCACGCCTCGGTGACGTGCACGACCGCATCGCAATGGGTAACCCGGGGTCGGGTCGGAACTGGTGGACGGGATCGAGTGCCTGACGGTGAACTTGTCGGCGCCGATACGGACTTCCTTGACCACCGCGCGCAGGACGCGCTGACGTTCGAGGACCGAGGTGGTCCGGGCGCTCTCACGCAGCCGGGCCAGGAAGCCCTCCAGGTTCTCGGCGAGCCTGAGGTAGGCCTGCTGGTCGACGAGCTGGGCGGCCAGGGCGTCCGGCTGGCCGTGCAGGTTCTGTGAGCGCGCCTGGGAAGGCTGTGCTGTCGCGAGGTGTCGCGGATGTGGTGGACGAACCTGCGTGTGGAACAAAATCGCACCCGGGCAGCGCAACCGCCTGTGACGCATTGGTGTCCGTGCAGCGACAACTTCGCCTTACCGCTCCTTCGCGTTGGCTGGGCGCGCTGTGCTGAAGCGGCGCTGATAGGCGGCGGGGCTGAGCGACAATTTCCTCACGAAAACTCTCCGCATACTTTCGTAATTCGGGAATCCGGCAAGGGATGCCGTCTGCGTCGCGGTATGCCCTTGGTCGAGTAGAGCTTTGGCCATGTCGAAGCGGATCATCTCCACGTACCGGGCCGGCGTGGTGGACAGCTCGTCGCGAAAGAGCCGCGTGAGATGTCGAGGGCTCACATTGAGGTGCTTGGCTAGTTCGCCGAGTGAGTGGTTTCCCCCGGGATTCGCCGTGATCAAGTCGGTGATTCTGCGGAGGGCCGGAGATCGGGGCGGCGGTCCTTGCAGCGGCGCGGAGAACTGTGACTGGCCGCCCGAACGCTGCAAATAGACCACCAGGGCGCGGGCGACGTCGCGGGTCAGATCAGGGCCGTGATCCTCCTCAACGAGTGCCAGTGCCAGGTCGATTCCGGCGGTCACACCCGCCGAGGTGTAGATGGTGCCGTCACGGACGTAGATCGCGTCGGGTTCGACGCGGCTGGCCCGGCAGCGGGCGGCGAGCTCGTGCGCGACCTTCCAGTGCGTGGTGGCGCGCTTGCCGTCCAGGAGGCCGGCGGCGCCGAGGATGAATGCTCCGGTGCAGATGGACGCGACCCGGCCGGCCCGGCCCGCCAGCGTTCGCGTGGCCTCGATCAGATCACGGGGCACAGGTGTGCGCGGGTAGAGGTCTGCGCCGGCCACCAGGAACGTGTCAGGGGCAGACTCCGTGGCGGCGGCGTCGACCGCGATCCGGATCCCGATGGACGAGGTGACATCGGCACCGGTCGGTGACACCAGCACGATCTTGTAGTCGGCACCGAGCCGGTTCGCTTCCCCGAATACCTCCGCGGGGCCGACGACGTCCAGGAGTTTGACCCCGTCATAGACGAGGATCGCAACCCGATGCGTGGCGGAGCCCACAACCCCGCTGCCCGCCTGTCCGGATTCAGGTGACTCCTGGCCGGACCGAGGGAGCGCCGGACGCCGGGTGGTTGGCAGTGTGGAAGACGGACGCACCGTCCATTCGTAACACACCGATATCGGAAGGAGCAGAGGTCATGAGCGAGATCATCGCGGGGGTAGAGATTCCTGAAACGGCGGCGGTCGCCGAGGCCACCCGCCTCATGCAGGAGATGACCAGCCCCCTCATCTACCACCACTCCCGGCGCGTTTTCGTCTTCGGCGCCATGCATGCTCACAGGCTCGGCCTGGAGCCCGACCCGGAGCTTCTCTACCTGTGCGCCATGTTTCACGACACCGGCCTCTTGACGCCGTTTTCCGACGTTGAGCAGCGCTTCGAGGTCGATGGAGCCGACCACGCACGCAAGTTCATGCTCGACCGCGGTTTCCCGGCCACGGCCGCCGACGTGGCGTGGACGGCGATCGCGCTGCACACGACCCCGGGAATTCCCGGGCGGATGGGCCCGGAGATCGCCATCACGAATCTGGGGGTTCTGACCGACGTGCTCGGCCTGGGCCTGGATGAGCTGGATCGCAGCCAGGTGGACGAGATCACCGCCGTTCATCCGCGGGGTGACTTCAAGAACGAGTTTTTGCAGGCCTTCGTCGAGGGACTCAAGCACCGCCCGGAGACCACGAACGGAACCGTGAATTCGGATGTGCTGGAGCATTTCATTCCCGGCTTCCAGCGCACAACCACGGTCGAGCGCATCATGGGCGCTCCCTGGCCGAGCTGATCAAGGCGCCGTAAAAGGCAACGTGATGAAACGTGTGAGTGGCCCTCGCGAGGGGCGTCGTCTCGGGCGAGGTGCGGCCTTCGCCGTGCTGGCCTGCGCCAATGTGGTGATGATGGCCACGGCAAGCGCACCGTCACCAATCTACCCGCTGTACCGGGAGCGTTGGGGCCTGTCGGTCACGATGCTGACAGTGATCTTCGCCGTGTATGTCGTGGGTCTGCTCGGCGCCCTGCTGATGGTCGGATCGCTGAGTGACCAGCTGGGTCGCCGCCCGGTGCTGGTCGCCGCCCTTCTGGTGGCGGCGACCAGCACGGCGATCTTCTGGACGGCCGACGGCGTCGTCTCCCTCCTGATCGCCCGGGTGGTGCAGGGCATCGCCACGGGGACGGCCACGGGCACTCTTGCCGCCGGACTGGTCGAGCTCTCACCCAAGAGACGTCCGCATCTGGGGCCCACGACAACAGCGGTGGGCACGAGTATCGGCATGGCCACCGGCGCCGGTGTGGTGGGGCTGCTGGTTCAGTCGACCTCACGCCCCGATGCGTATGTCTTTCCCGTTCTGACGCTGACCTTCGTCGTTCTGGCCGCGGTCGTCCTCACGATCCCTGAGACACTCGTCCCGCGAGCGGTGGGACTGGCGTCGTTGCGACCCAGAGTCCGGGTTCCTCGGGAAGCCCGGCCGGAGTTCTTCGCCTCCGTTCCCGCCCTCGTCGCGGGGTGGTCCGTCACGGGCCTGTTCCTCGCGCTCACTCCGTCCCTGGTGAGCAATGTCCTGCATGTGCGGTCCGGCGCTGCGGGCGGGCTCAGCATCGCGGCGCTGTTTGTGGCCAACAGCGTGGGCGGGTTGTGGTCCGTTCGGCATGCGGCTCGGCTCGCCACCTTGCTGGGGGCGGTTCTCCTGACTCTGGGTGCGTCCGGGCTGGCGGTGGCCATCGCTGTTGCTTCGCCGGCCGTATACGCGGGCGGATCGGTCGTCGCGGGGCTGGGCGTCGGCCTGACGTTCAACGGCAACCTCCGCGCCATCAGCGCGGTCACCACCGTGAAGTCGCGGTCGGAGGTCTTCTCGGCCGTCTACGTGATCAGCTATGCGGCGTTGAGTCTTCCGGCCCTCGCGGCCGGGCTCGCGGCGCCCTCATGGGGGCTGGAGACCACGGGCTATCTGTACGTCGGCTTCGTCGGGGCGCTGTCCTTGGGTGCGGCCCTGCGCGCCGGACGATCACGTGCTCACAGGCCCACCGGCGATCCGATACGCGCGGGCTGGGAAAGCGGACCTCGCAGCGAACGGTCCCGCTGCTGAGCGCGCCGCACGCCCTACGTCGGCACCATCCCCAAAGCAGCTTGATCAGGACTTACGGCTGTCGTGTCGGAGCGGGTCGGCTCGCTTCTGCGGAGCTGTCTTCGAAGATCCTGAGATCGAAATAGCTGCGCTACATCCGCAAGCTGGAGGAAGGTTGCGATCTGTATGGGTGACGGGCATGGGCCCGGACGGTGTAAGCAGGAGGACCCGCTCGGAGCCGAATGGGAGAGGCACCGGCCCGCGGTCTTCGGTGTGGCCTACCGACTGCTGGGGACTGTGGCTGATGCCGAGGATGTCACCCAGGACGTGTGGCTGCGGGCGGCCGGAGCGGATCTGCAGGACGTCGATGATCTGCGGGCCTGGCTGGTGACGGTGGCCGCGCGACGAGCGTACGACATTCTCAAGAGCGCCCGCTTCCGCCGGGAGACCTATGTCGGGCCGTGGCTGCCGGAGCCGCTGCTGACAGGGCCGGACGCGTCGCAGCCGGTACTCGTCGACGAGTCCGTCAGCTCGGCGATGCTCCTGATCATGGAAGAGCTGAGCCCGCCGGAGCGGGTGGCCTTCGTCCTGCACGATGTCTTCGGCCTGGAGTTCGGCCGGATCGCCGAAGTGCTGGACGTCTCCGTGCCGGGTGCCCGGCAGCTCGCCTCGCGGGCACGACGGCGGGTGGCCAAGACAAAGCAGTCCACGCCGCAGGCGTCGAAGGCGGAGCGCGAACGGGTCCTCACGGTCTTCCGCGCCGCCTACGAGGCCGGGGACCTGGCCGGCCTGGTCAGGCTCCTCCACCCAGACGCCGTCTACGTCACCGACGGCGGCGGCAAGGCCTTGGCGGCACGCAAGCTCATTCACGGCGGCGAGCGCGTCGCCGAGGTCATGGTGCGTACGGGGCGCCAGTGGCACCCGGACCGCATCGATTTCGCCGAGGTCGGCGGCGAGCTCGCGTTCGTTTTCCACCGGGAAGGCCGGGTCTACTCCGTCGACACGGTCCAGATCACAGGCGATCTGATCACCGCGTACCGCAGGGTCCTCAATCCCGACAAACTCGTGCACGTCTGAGCTGTCACACACGTGGGGGTCACCTCGTCTCCCTGGTGAGAACGCACAACGGGCGACGAAGGAAGACGCCAGAGCAGGTGAGATCGATCATGCGGCACGGCATACATCCACCTGCAGCCGCTATGAGCCCTGCGCGCGAGCGCTGTGCGCTCGGGTCGCCCCTCCGTAGTAAGGACCTGTATGCAAGCCATCACTGTGCGAGACCGTGACTCACCGATCTCGCAGCGCGGCTGAGAGACGGCCGGCTCAAGCCGTTCGTCGGTGCTGTGCGGCCGCTCGCCGAAGCGCCCTCCGCCTTCGCCCCCGGCAAGCGCACCCCAGGCAAGACGATCATCCGCGTCACGGCAGGCAACGGAAGGCTGAATCAGGAGACCCATCGTGATCGGAATGCGGATCGCCGCCGGCCTCCTGGCCGGCGCCACGCTGACGGCGGCCACGGCCTGCTCGACCTCCAACCAGCCCGCCCACGCCACGCGGCCGGCCACCGCCGTGGCATCACCTGCGGCCATGGC
The genomic region above belongs to Streptomyces mirabilis and contains:
- a CDS encoding alcohol dehydrogenase catalytic domain-containing protein, encoding MRAAVLTQFGAPLTVREVPDPEAGGGEVVVEVLAASVAPYAAEVFSGERTYPLVPPVVPGIGGVGRVVHVGPDATRLRPGDLVWCDSTVRSRDDALTPDITLQGWSSRGEGGARLARYLHDGSYAELMRVPTENVFPLPAAAGDDPARWAALGVHVIPYGGLLAGGLAAGETLLVNGATGNLGSSAVAVALAMGAGRVVAPGRNQAALDLLADRFGPLVRPVPLTGDEAGDRAAMSAAADGPIDMVIDLLPPSAPSSAARMAAMTVREYGRVVLMGGVGMLGGDDLALPYPWIMRNSITVRGQWMYPRTAIVGIIRLLASGTLDLAPERVRSFGLSAVNDAVTYAASHGGPFDRTTLTPPAR
- a CDS encoding GlxA family transcriptional regulator; this translates as MGSATHRVAILVYDGVKLLDVVGPAEVFGEANRLGADYKIVLVSPTGADVTSSIGIRIAVDAAATESAPDTFLVAGADLYPRTPVPRDLIEATRTLAGRAGRVASICTGAFILGAAGLLDGKRATTHWKVAHELAARCRASRVEPDAIYVRDGTIYTSAGVTAGIDLALALVEEDHGPDLTRDVARALVVYLQRSGGQSQFSAPLQGPPPRSPALRRITDLITANPGGNHSLGELAKHLNVSPRHLTRLFRDELSTTPARYVEMIRFDMAKALLDQGHTATQTASLAGFPNYESMRRVFVRKLSLSPAAYQRRFSTARPANAKER
- a CDS encoding HD domain-containing protein; translated protein: MSEIIAGVEIPETAAVAEATRLMQEMTSPLIYHHSRRVFVFGAMHAHRLGLEPDPELLYLCAMFHDTGLLTPFSDVEQRFEVDGADHARKFMLDRGFPATAADVAWTAIALHTTPGIPGRMGPEIAITNLGVLTDVLGLGLDELDRSQVDEITAVHPRGDFKNEFLQAFVEGLKHRPETTNGTVNSDVLEHFIPGFQRTTTVERIMGAPWPS
- a CDS encoding MFS transporter — protein: MSGPREGRRLGRGAAFAVLACANVVMMATASAPSPIYPLYRERWGLSVTMLTVIFAVYVVGLLGALLMVGSLSDQLGRRPVLVAALLVAATSTAIFWTADGVVSLLIARVVQGIATGTATGTLAAGLVELSPKRRPHLGPTTTAVGTSIGMATGAGVVGLLVQSTSRPDAYVFPVLTLTFVVLAAVVLTIPETLVPRAVGLASLRPRVRVPREARPEFFASVPALVAGWSVTGLFLALTPSLVSNVLHVRSGAAGGLSIAALFVANSVGGLWSVRHAARLATLLGAVLLTLGASGLAVAIAVASPAVYAGGSVVAGLGVGLTFNGNLRAISAVTTVKSRSEVFSAVYVISYAALSLPALAAGLAAPSWGLETTGYLYVGFVGALSLGAALRAGRSRAHRPTGDPIRAGWESGPRSERSRC
- the sigJ gene encoding RNA polymerase sigma factor SigJ; amino-acid sequence: MGDGHGPGRCKQEDPLGAEWERHRPAVFGVAYRLLGTVADAEDVTQDVWLRAAGADLQDVDDLRAWLVTVAARRAYDILKSARFRRETYVGPWLPEPLLTGPDASQPVLVDESVSSAMLLIMEELSPPERVAFVLHDVFGLEFGRIAEVLDVSVPGARQLASRARRRVAKTKQSTPQASKAERERVLTVFRAAYEAGDLAGLVRLLHPDAVYVTDGGGKALAARKLIHGGERVAEVMVRTGRQWHPDRIDFAEVGGELAFVFHREGRVYSVDTVQITGDLITAYRRVLNPDKLVHV